One region of Haloprofundus salilacus genomic DNA includes:
- a CDS encoding DUF5817 domain-containing protein, producing MYAVVGCNGCSNIWIIENPREQASAQCSRCGKRHQTKKLRQMYTAEDHDAARQVRSAILAEKQGASEAFSNLDSVSEMETQLDDAHISDHEYLERSGLDAEEVAAAGDTSSRSTSSSKSRRELVEEAVKEQERPTEEEVVSYAAERGVPAEKARDILEKLTLGGEVSESRGRYRSL from the coding sequence ATGTACGCCGTCGTCGGCTGTAACGGGTGTTCGAACATCTGGATAATTGAGAACCCGCGCGAACAGGCGTCGGCGCAGTGTTCGCGCTGCGGCAAGCGCCACCAGACGAAGAAGCTCCGGCAGATGTACACCGCCGAGGACCACGACGCCGCCCGACAGGTCCGCTCGGCGATACTCGCAGAGAAGCAGGGCGCGTCGGAGGCGTTCTCGAACCTCGACTCAGTCTCGGAGATGGAGACGCAACTCGACGACGCCCACATCTCCGACCACGAGTATCTCGAACGGTCGGGTCTCGACGCCGAGGAAGTCGCCGCCGCGGGCGATACGTCGTCGCGGTCCACGTCTTCGAGCAAATCGCGGCGCGAACTCGTCGAGGAGGCAGTGAAAGAGCAGGAGCGACCCACAGAAGAGGAAGTCGTCAGCTACGCCGCAGAGCGCGGCGTCCCCGCGGAGAAGGCGCGAGACATTCTGGAGAAGCTCACGCTCGGCGGCGAGGTGTCGGAGAGCCGCGGACGGTACCGCTCGCTCTGA
- a CDS encoding YihY/virulence factor BrkB family protein produces the protein MTSTLRTVVRVARDRNITFLAAGFAHYALQSLIPLTILVFAVATFLGEGQVVTQLLNQVSAYTSESGRQVLEQALTSSAGRRGASIAGLGFLLWGALKMFRGLSQAFGEVYGSFHSIGFFRRLFDGLLVLVVVLVAIGLMAGAGIVVTFVDLSIPYPAIVTTLSLFVLLVLILLPIYYILPPVPVTFRHIVPGTVVAAGGWILLQLGFLYYAQNASQYQAYGVLGAVLLFVTWLYLGGILVLLGAVVNVVIERPTPYAELRAPR, from the coding sequence GTGACCAGTACGCTTCGAACCGTCGTCCGCGTCGCGCGCGACCGAAATATCACGTTTCTCGCGGCGGGATTCGCTCACTACGCGCTCCAGTCGCTCATTCCGCTAACCATCCTCGTGTTCGCCGTCGCCACGTTTCTCGGCGAGGGCCAAGTGGTGACGCAACTACTGAACCAGGTGAGCGCGTACACCTCCGAGAGCGGCCGACAGGTGCTCGAACAGGCGTTGACCAGTTCCGCGGGTCGTAGAGGCGCGAGTATCGCCGGTCTCGGATTCCTGCTCTGGGGGGCGTTGAAGATGTTTCGCGGTCTTTCGCAGGCGTTCGGCGAAGTGTACGGTAGCTTCCACTCCATCGGCTTCTTCCGACGGTTGTTCGACGGACTGCTCGTGCTCGTCGTCGTACTCGTCGCGATCGGACTCATGGCCGGCGCAGGTATCGTCGTCACGTTCGTCGACCTCTCGATTCCCTACCCGGCGATCGTGACGACGCTCTCGCTTTTCGTACTCCTCGTCTTGATTCTCCTGCCGATATACTACATCCTCCCGCCGGTCCCCGTCACGTTCAGACACATCGTCCCCGGCACCGTCGTCGCCGCCGGTGGGTGGATTCTCCTCCAACTGGGCTTTCTGTACTACGCGCAGAACGCCTCGCAGTACCAGGCCTACGGCGTCCTCGGCGCGGTGTTGCTGTTCGTGACGTGGCTCTACCTCGGGGGCATCCTCGTCCTCCTCGGCGCGGTGGTCAACGTCGTCATCGAACGGCCGACGCCGTACGCGGAACTCCGTGCGCCGCGCTAG
- a CDS encoding cupin domain-containing protein, whose protein sequence is MERLSLSDVETTEAVPDVHLAQLAAGEEMSVQHFHIAAGASVPEHDHPHEQTGYITQGTLTFVVDGEEIRVTEGDSYVIPGGEPHSAENRGDEPVRGVDIFSPPRVNPDWQE, encoded by the coding sequence ATGGAACGACTGTCGCTGTCGGACGTAGAGACGACCGAAGCAGTGCCCGACGTTCACCTCGCGCAACTCGCCGCGGGCGAGGAGATGAGCGTCCAGCACTTCCACATCGCCGCTGGGGCCTCGGTGCCCGAACACGATCACCCGCACGAGCAGACGGGCTACATCACCCAGGGAACGCTGACGTTCGTCGTCGACGGGGAGGAGATTCGCGTCACCGAGGGTGACTCCTACGTCATCCCCGGCGGCGAACCCCATAGCGCCGAGAACCGCGGCGACGAACCCGTCCGCGGCGTCGACATCTTCAGCCCGCCGCGCGTGAATCCCGACTGGCAGGAGTAA
- the icd gene encoding isocitrate dehydrogenase (NADP(+)) yields MSYDQVKVPEEGQKITVADEEAGELDVPENPIIPIIHGDGIGTDVGPAAQKVLDAAAEATGRSISWMRVYAGESAREKYDENLPDDTVNAIKEFNVAIKGPLTTPVGAGFRSLNVALRQKLDLYANVRPTYHIDGVPSPVKHPEKMDMVTFRENTEDVYAGIEWEAGTDEVEKVRNFVEDEMGATGVIHDGPVGIGVKPITEFGSKRLVREAIDYAIENDRPSVTLVHKGNIMKFTEAAFRDWGYEVAEEEYDQTITEDELWEEYDGERPEDKIVVKDRIADNMLQQLLTRTEQYDVIATMNLNGDYMSDAAGAQIGGLGIAPGANFGTARCLAEPVHGSAPKYAGQDKVNPTAMILSGRLMLEYMGWKDAGQLVKDAVEETISSGNVTYDLHRQIEGGNKLATSEFADAVVENIEKLS; encoded by the coding sequence ATGAGCTACGATCAGGTCAAGGTCCCTGAGGAGGGCCAGAAGATTACGGTCGCCGACGAGGAGGCCGGCGAACTCGACGTTCCGGAGAACCCCATCATCCCCATCATCCACGGGGACGGAATCGGTACAGACGTCGGTCCGGCCGCGCAGAAAGTACTCGACGCCGCCGCAGAGGCGACGGGCCGCTCTATCTCCTGGATGCGCGTCTACGCCGGTGAGTCCGCCCGCGAGAAGTACGACGAGAACCTCCCAGACGACACGGTCAACGCCATCAAGGAGTTCAACGTCGCCATAAAGGGTCCGCTGACGACGCCCGTCGGCGCGGGCTTCCGTTCGCTCAACGTCGCGCTCCGCCAGAAGCTCGACCTGTACGCGAACGTTCGCCCGACCTACCACATCGACGGCGTCCCGTCGCCGGTCAAACATCCCGAGAAGATGGACATGGTCACGTTCCGAGAGAACACCGAAGACGTGTACGCCGGTATCGAGTGGGAAGCCGGCACCGACGAAGTCGAGAAGGTCCGGAACTTCGTCGAAGACGAGATGGGCGCCACCGGCGTCATCCACGACGGTCCCGTCGGCATCGGCGTCAAGCCCATCACGGAGTTCGGCTCGAAACGCCTCGTCCGCGAGGCCATCGACTACGCCATCGAGAACGACCGACCCTCGGTCACGCTCGTCCACAAGGGCAACATCATGAAGTTCACCGAGGCGGCGTTCCGCGACTGGGGTTACGAGGTTGCTGAGGAGGAGTACGACCAGACCATCACCGAGGACGAACTCTGGGAGGAGTACGACGGTGAGCGTCCCGAGGACAAGATCGTCGTCAAGGACCGTATCGCCGACAACATGCTCCAGCAACTCCTCACACGCACGGAGCAGTACGACGTCATCGCGACGATGAACCTCAACGGCGACTACATGTCCGACGCCGCCGGCGCGCAGATCGGCGGCCTCGGCATCGCGCCCGGCGCGAACTTCGGTACCGCCCGCTGTCTCGCCGAACCGGTCCACGGCAGCGCGCCGAAGTACGCCGGTCAGGACAAGGTCAACCCGACGGCGATGATCCTCTCCGGTCGCCTGATGCTCGAGTACATGGGCTGGAAGGACGCCGGCCAGCTCGTCAAGGACGCCGTCGAGGAGACGATCTCCTCCGGTAACGTGACCTACGACCTCCACCGCCAGATCGAGGGCGGCAACAAACTCGCCACGAGCGAGTTTGCCGACGCAGTCGTCGAGAACATTGAAAAGCTCTCGTAG
- a CDS encoding mechanosensitive ion channel family protein encodes MSKTNIGTCNDNEYTTNAALVPLFVVLQFGIPDFLQETISTIIAFIPRLIGAAIILLIGWIIGRVVARVVSAIVDRSELDEMVLRTPVGRALGNSEQAVSNTFGKLAAWYVYLLAILAAANALAITVLSQWITTAVSYLPAFIAGLAVIILGFVVADFIARVVRQSSATSQGGVSTILADGVRMFLYFTVLVIGLDTMGFNVQVLYILARAVAYGIGAAIAIGLGLAIGLGARGWVGENIDQWASQSKRAAPSMNDQSQQPSSDD; translated from the coding sequence ATGTCGAAGACAAACATCGGTACGTGCAATGACAACGAATACACGACGAACGCGGCGTTGGTTCCGCTGTTCGTCGTCCTGCAGTTCGGTATCCCGGATTTCCTCCAGGAGACCATCTCGACGATCATCGCGTTCATCCCGCGACTCATCGGCGCAGCCATCATCCTCCTCATCGGGTGGATAATCGGGCGCGTCGTCGCCCGAGTCGTCTCCGCGATCGTCGATAGAAGCGAACTCGATGAGATGGTACTCCGAACGCCAGTCGGCCGCGCGCTCGGAAACAGCGAGCAAGCCGTCTCGAACACGTTCGGTAAGTTGGCGGCGTGGTACGTCTACCTGCTCGCCATTCTCGCGGCGGCGAACGCGCTCGCCATCACCGTGCTCTCGCAGTGGATAACGACGGCTGTCTCGTACCTGCCCGCGTTCATCGCCGGATTGGCCGTCATCATCCTCGGCTTCGTCGTCGCCGACTTCATCGCCCGCGTGGTCCGGCAGAGTTCCGCGACCTCCCAGGGTGGCGTCTCGACGATACTGGCCGACGGCGTCCGGATGTTCCTCTACTTCACGGTACTCGTCATCGGTCTCGACACGATGGGGTTCAACGTGCAGGTGCTGTACATCCTCGCGCGGGCCGTGGCGTACGGCATCGGTGCCGCCATCGCCATCGGTCTCGGCCTCGCCATCGGTCTCGGCGCTCGCGGCTGGGTCGGCGAGAACATCGACCAGTGGGCCAGCCAGAGCAAGCGCGCCGCGCCCAGCATGAACGACCAGTCCCAGCAGCCTAGCTCCGACGACTGA
- a CDS encoding isoaspartyl peptidase/L-asparaginase, which translates to MHVIVHGGAGGTPDEPEPRQATLDEAAETGAALSTPLSAVEEAVKLLESNDRFNAGVGGAVQSDGVVRTDAGVMTSDRETGAAASMAGVEHAVSAARVVAEETPHVLVVGDHAVDLAADYGVETGVDLLTEKSRERWNDSDAPEGSPAEHLQWLRERFGGHDTVGAVAGDGETFAAATSTGGRWFALAGRVGDVPQIGSGFYCAPAGGASATGAGEDIAKATLSRRAVRHLEAGLGAQAAADRAMAEFGELTGSDAGVIVLDDNGAGSAFNTDGMQTSVATSAALR; encoded by the coding sequence ATGCACGTCATCGTACACGGCGGCGCGGGCGGCACGCCGGACGAACCCGAACCCCGACAGGCGACGTTGGACGAGGCGGCCGAGACCGGCGCGGCGCTGTCGACGCCGCTTTCCGCCGTCGAGGAGGCAGTGAAGCTTCTGGAGTCGAATGACCGGTTCAACGCGGGTGTCGGAGGCGCGGTCCAGTCGGACGGCGTCGTCCGAACCGACGCGGGCGTGATGACCAGCGACCGCGAAACGGGCGCGGCAGCGAGCATGGCGGGCGTCGAACACGCCGTCTCTGCGGCGCGCGTCGTCGCCGAGGAGACGCCGCACGTCCTCGTCGTCGGCGACCACGCCGTCGACCTCGCGGCAGACTACGGCGTCGAGACGGGCGTCGACCTCCTGACCGAGAAGAGTCGTGAGCGCTGGAACGACAGCGACGCCCCCGAGGGAAGCCCCGCGGAACATCTGCAGTGGCTCCGCGAACGGTTTGGCGGCCACGACACGGTAGGGGCCGTCGCCGGCGACGGCGAGACGTTCGCCGCCGCCACCTCGACAGGCGGGCGCTGGTTCGCCCTCGCCGGACGCGTCGGCGACGTGCCTCAGATCGGCTCGGGGTTCTACTGCGCGCCTGCCGGCGGCGCGAGCGCGACCGGTGCGGGCGAAGACATCGCGAAGGCGACGCTCTCGCGCCGGGCGGTTCGACACCTCGAAGCGGGGTTGGGCGCGCAGGCGGCCGCCGACCGCGCGATGGCGGAGTTCGGCGAACTCACCGGTTCCGACGCCGGCGTCATCGTTCTCGACGACAATGGGGCGGGAAGCGCGTTCAACACCGACGGGATGCAGACGAGCGTCGCAACGAGCGCCGCGTTGCGGTGA
- the map gene encoding type II methionyl aminopeptidase, whose product MSIGHLDDETVEKYREAGDILRTVLDESAEMIEPGVTQLEVAEYAESRIKELGGGWAFPVNISVDEEASHATPARDDDTEFGEEMVCLDVGVHVDGYVADAAVTVDLTGNPELVEASEEALAAALDAIEPGVETGAVGAEIEDVIRGYGYTPILNLSGHGVEQWDAHTGPNIPNRGAERGVELQVGDVVAVEPFATDGSGKVTEGAKTEIYSLENDRSVRNRQARQVLDHVKEHYRTLPFAARWLDVPRAEMAIRRLEQNHVLHGYPVLKEEDSRLVSQAEHTVIVTEDGCEITTN is encoded by the coding sequence ATGAGCATCGGACATCTCGACGACGAGACGGTCGAAAAGTACCGCGAGGCGGGCGACATCCTCCGAACCGTGTTGGACGAGTCCGCGGAGATGATCGAACCAGGCGTAACGCAGCTCGAAGTCGCCGAGTACGCCGAATCGCGCATCAAGGAACTCGGCGGGGGGTGGGCGTTCCCGGTCAACATCAGCGTCGACGAGGAGGCGTCGCACGCGACGCCCGCCCGCGACGACGACACCGAGTTCGGCGAGGAGATGGTCTGTCTGGATGTCGGCGTCCACGTCGACGGCTACGTCGCCGACGCCGCCGTCACCGTCGACCTTACGGGGAACCCCGAACTCGTCGAAGCCTCCGAGGAGGCGCTCGCCGCCGCACTCGACGCTATCGAACCCGGTGTGGAGACGGGTGCCGTCGGCGCGGAGATCGAGGACGTGATCCGCGGCTACGGCTACACGCCGATTCTGAACCTCTCCGGTCACGGCGTCGAGCAGTGGGACGCCCACACCGGGCCGAACATCCCCAACCGCGGCGCGGAGCGCGGCGTCGAACTCCAAGTCGGCGACGTGGTCGCCGTCGAACCGTTCGCGACCGACGGCAGCGGCAAAGTGACCGAGGGTGCGAAAACCGAGATTTACAGCCTCGAAAACGACCGCTCGGTCCGCAACCGACAGGCTCGACAGGTGCTCGACCACGTGAAAGAGCACTACCGCACGCTCCCCTTCGCGGCCCGGTGGCTCGACGTTCCCCGCGCGGAGATGGCGATTCGCCGCCTCGAACAGAACCACGTTCTCCACGGCTACCCGGTGCTGAAGGAGGAGGATAGCCGTCTCGTCAGCCAGGCCGAACACACCGTCATCGTCACCGAGGACGGGTGCGAGATTACGACCAACTGA
- a CDS encoding redoxin domain-containing protein translates to MVSVGDDALEFTNKVANGDVEEFTLSERVDDGSLVLAFFPGAFTPPCTNEMTSLEEHIDEFEEADASVYGLSADSPFTLNAFREEYDLSFPLVSNMSRETIQSYDLEIDVEELGLHGVANRAVYVVNDDSEITYAWEADEPDNEPEYDELLGAVGA, encoded by the coding sequence ATGGTCTCGGTAGGCGACGACGCACTCGAGTTCACGAACAAAGTGGCAAACGGCGACGTCGAGGAGTTCACGCTCTCGGAGCGGGTTGACGACGGTTCGCTCGTACTCGCGTTCTTCCCGGGCGCGTTCACCCCGCCGTGTACGAACGAGATGACCTCGCTCGAAGAGCACATCGACGAGTTCGAGGAAGCCGACGCGTCGGTGTACGGTCTGAGCGCCGACTCGCCGTTCACGCTGAACGCGTTCCGCGAGGAGTACGACCTCTCGTTCCCGCTCGTCAGCAACATGAGCCGGGAGACGATTCAGTCGTACGACCTCGAAATCGACGTCGAAGAACTGGGTCTGCACGGCGTCGCGAACCGCGCGGTGTACGTTGTCAACGACGACAGCGAAATCACCTACGCGTGGGAAGCCGACGAACCGGACAACGAACCGGAGTACGACGAACTGCTCGGCGCCGTTGGCGCGTAA
- a CDS encoding HIT family protein, whose translation MDQLFAPWRIEWVERDTDGSDGGCPFCTLSEDDADRENRIVARSDRCFVLLNNYPYNPGHVMVIPYRHTGEYADLNDADLLDHARLKQRTFEALRTASGPDAFNAGLNLGGAAGGSIDDHVHTHVVPRWSGDTNFMPVIGDTKVLVEALEDSYDRLHDAFAEQDGAASRGDDDAVQLRFD comes from the coding sequence ATGGACCAACTGTTCGCGCCGTGGCGCATCGAGTGGGTCGAACGCGACACCGACGGCAGCGACGGCGGGTGTCCGTTCTGCACGCTCTCCGAGGACGACGCCGACAGAGAGAACCGCATCGTCGCGCGGAGCGACCGCTGTTTCGTCCTCCTGAACAACTATCCGTACAACCCCGGCCACGTGATGGTCATCCCCTACCGTCACACCGGCGAGTACGCCGACCTCAACGACGCGGACCTGCTCGACCACGCGCGCCTCAAACAGCGGACGTTCGAGGCGCTTCGGACCGCCTCCGGTCCGGACGCGTTCAACGCCGGACTCAACCTCGGCGGTGCCGCCGGCGGTTCTATCGACGATCACGTTCACACCCACGTCGTCCCCCGGTGGTCCGGCGACACGAACTTCATGCCTGTCATCGGCGACACGAAAGTGCTCGTCGAAGCGCTCGAAGATAGCTACGACCGCCTCCACGACGCGTTCGCCGAGCAGGACGGCGCGGCGAGCAGAGGCGACGACGACGCCGTCCAGCTTCGGTTCGACTGA
- a CDS encoding cation diffusion facilitator family transporter, which produces MDRQTVVRRVGVVVLAANLALAVAKGAVWYPTGSLAVGSEAVNSLSDAVYSFVVLAGLYITTQPPDLDHPHGHERIEPFVSLFVAVGIFAAGGAVLWQAVQSVLTGSYGGTVGLTAVGVLVASALVKYVLYQYCLRVGEAQNSPALVAAALDNRNDILTASAALVGVLGTRVGVPVLDPVAAAVVSVGIGYTGYEIVRDNVDYLVGRAPPEDLRGEILRRALSHEDVRGAHDVVAHYVGPEIDVSLHIEVEGDMTVREAHDIETDVVTSIREISEVDDVFVHIDPKELGEWKDDDETDRLARWTGVDSRRR; this is translated from the coding sequence ATGGACCGGCAGACCGTCGTCAGGCGCGTCGGGGTAGTCGTCCTCGCGGCCAACCTCGCGCTCGCCGTGGCGAAAGGGGCGGTGTGGTACCCCACCGGAAGCCTCGCCGTCGGTTCGGAGGCGGTCAACAGCCTCTCGGACGCCGTCTACAGCTTCGTCGTCCTCGCCGGTCTCTACATCACGACGCAACCGCCGGATCTCGACCACCCCCACGGCCACGAGCGAATCGAACCGTTCGTCTCGCTGTTCGTTGCCGTCGGCATCTTCGCCGCGGGCGGTGCGGTGCTGTGGCAAGCCGTCCAGTCAGTGCTCACGGGTAGCTACGGCGGGACCGTTGGTCTCACCGCCGTCGGCGTCCTCGTCGCCAGCGCCCTCGTAAAGTACGTTCTCTACCAGTACTGCCTCCGGGTCGGCGAGGCGCAGAACTCGCCTGCGCTCGTCGCCGCCGCGCTCGACAACCGAAACGACATCCTCACCGCGAGCGCGGCGCTCGTCGGCGTACTCGGCACCCGGGTCGGCGTTCCGGTTCTCGACCCGGTCGCCGCCGCCGTCGTCTCCGTCGGCATCGGCTACACCGGCTACGAAATCGTCCGCGACAACGTCGACTATCTCGTCGGCCGTGCGCCGCCGGAGGACCTCCGCGGCGAAATCCTTCGCCGGGCGCTCTCGCACGAAGACGTTCGCGGCGCGCACGACGTCGTCGCGCACTACGTCGGCCCGGAGATAGACGTGAGCCTCCACATCGAAGTCGAAGGCGACATGACCGTCCGCGAGGCGCATGACATCGAGACGGACGTGGTCACGTCGATCCGCGAGATTTCGGAGGTCGACGACGTGTTCGTCCACATCGATCCGAAGGAGCTCGGCGAGTGGAAAGACGACGACGAAACAGACCGGTTAGCGAGATGGACGGGCGTCGACAGCCGACGACGGTAA
- a CDS encoding S26 family signal peptidase, which produces MLAALGVVGVALFAVAGVWPPMVAVESASMQPNLDRGDLVFVTDVSRYDDGTAGPDGVTTVEEAESSAYERFGEPGDVVAFDGPERDGAPTLRRAHFRVEAGENWYQRADSSAIPPGVDDCTELANCPAPHAGYVTKGDGNEYYDQATDSIDPVRTEQVRAKANVGVPMLGWLRLVVTGVL; this is translated from the coding sequence GTGCTCGCCGCACTGGGGGTCGTCGGCGTGGCGCTGTTCGCCGTCGCTGGCGTCTGGCCGCCGATGGTCGCCGTCGAGAGCGCGAGCATGCAACCGAATCTCGACAGGGGTGACCTCGTCTTCGTCACCGACGTCAGCCGCTACGACGACGGGACGGCCGGTCCCGACGGCGTGACGACCGTCGAGGAAGCCGAATCGAGCGCCTACGAGCGATTCGGCGAACCGGGCGACGTCGTCGCCTTCGACGGTCCCGAGCGGGACGGCGCGCCGACGCTCCGCCGGGCGCACTTCCGCGTCGAGGCGGGCGAGAACTGGTACCAACGCGCCGACTCCTCGGCGATTCCGCCCGGCGTCGACGACTGCACGGAACTGGCCAACTGCCCCGCTCCGCACGCCGGATACGTCACGAAAGGCGACGGCAACGAGTACTACGACCAGGCGACCGACTCCATCGACCCGGTGCGGACCGAGCAGGTTCGCGCGAAAGCGAACGTCGGCGTGCCGATGCTCGGGTGGCTTCGCCTCGTCGTCACAGGTGTGCTCTGA
- a CDS encoding S26 family signal peptidase gives MPRSLLYDVLQPVAAVIAVFLVLVLVTGVWPPMVAIESGSMDPHMQRGDMVVVTATDRFSGSGADAAGVVTTDDDGDYRRFVGDGDVIIYEAPNRGTPIIHRARFRVEAGENWYDRANRSYLPVTADSCDELRNCPAPYDGYVTKGDANDHYDQAKGIAPVVKHEWIRAKAGLRLPCVGWVRLVVEGSATLDDVGCP, from the coding sequence ATGCCTCGTTCCCTCCTCTACGACGTCCTCCAACCCGTCGCCGCCGTCATCGCGGTGTTTCTCGTGCTCGTGTTGGTGACCGGCGTGTGGCCGCCGATGGTCGCCATCGAGAGCGGGAGCATGGACCCGCACATGCAGAGAGGCGACATGGTCGTCGTCACCGCCACCGACCGGTTCTCGGGGTCGGGCGCCGACGCGGCGGGGGTCGTGACCACCGACGACGACGGCGACTACCGGCGCTTCGTCGGCGACGGCGACGTGATAATCTACGAGGCACCGAACCGCGGAACGCCGATAATACACCGCGCCCGCTTCCGGGTCGAGGCAGGCGAGAACTGGTACGACCGGGCGAATCGGTCGTACCTCCCGGTAACCGCCGATAGCTGCGACGAACTCCGGAACTGCCCCGCGCCGTACGACGGCTACGTGACGAAAGGCGACGCGAACGACCACTACGACCAGGCGAAAGGTATCGCCCCCGTGGTCAAACACGAGTGGATCCGCGCGAAAGCGGGACTCCGCCTCCCGTGTGTCGGCTGGGTTCGCCTCGTCGTCGAAGGGTCGGCGACGCTCGACGACGTCGGTTGCCCGTAA
- a CDS encoding tRNA (N(6)-L-threonylcarbamoyladenosine(37)-C(2))-methylthiotransferase, with the protein MARYHIETYGCTSNRGESRHIEQALRDGGHHPADGPEEADVAILNTCTVVEKTERNMIRRAQELEKETADLIITGCMALAQGDEFREAGIDAEVLHWDDVPNAAMNGECPTVTPDTQPVLDGQVGILPIARGCMSNCSYCITKFATGRIDSPPVEENVEKARALVHAGATEIRVTGQDTGVYGWDTGERKLPELLDCICDIEGDFRVRVGMANPGGIHGIREELAEVFAENEKLYNFIHLPVQSGSDDVLEEMRRQHRVDKFLDIVEVFDDKLDYWTLSTDFIVGFPTETEHDHAQSMALFKEIRPEKVNITRFSKRPGTDAADMKGLGGTIKKERSKAMSELKMEIVGEAYEAMVGTQQEVLVVEEGVGDSVKCRDGAYRQIIVQNASDHGVEPGDFLEVEVTGHQTVYAFGEPI; encoded by the coding sequence ATGGCCCGGTACCACATCGAAACCTACGGTTGCACGTCGAATCGGGGTGAGAGCCGTCACATCGAGCAGGCGCTGCGCGACGGCGGCCACCACCCCGCCGACGGACCCGAGGAGGCCGACGTGGCCATCCTCAACACCTGCACGGTCGTCGAGAAGACCGAGCGCAACATGATTCGCCGGGCGCAGGAACTGGAGAAGGAGACAGCGGACCTCATCATCACCGGCTGCATGGCGCTCGCGCAGGGCGACGAGTTCCGCGAGGCTGGCATCGACGCCGAGGTGCTCCACTGGGACGATGTCCCGAACGCGGCGATGAACGGCGAGTGTCCGACCGTCACCCCGGACACTCAACCCGTCCTCGACGGACAGGTCGGCATCCTCCCCATCGCCCGCGGTTGCATGTCGAACTGCTCGTACTGCATCACGAAGTTCGCCACCGGGCGCATCGACTCGCCGCCCGTCGAGGAGAACGTCGAGAAGGCTCGAGCGCTCGTCCACGCCGGGGCGACGGAGATCCGCGTCACCGGCCAGGACACCGGTGTCTACGGCTGGGACACGGGTGAACGAAAGCTTCCGGAACTACTCGACTGCATCTGCGACATCGAGGGCGACTTTCGGGTTCGAGTCGGGATGGCCAACCCGGGAGGTATCCACGGCATCCGCGAGGAACTCGCCGAGGTGTTCGCGGAGAACGAGAAGCTCTACAACTTCATCCACCTCCCCGTCCAGTCGGGCAGCGACGACGTGCTCGAAGAGATGCGGCGACAGCACCGCGTCGACAAGTTCCTCGACATCGTCGAAGTCTTCGACGACAAACTCGACTACTGGACGCTCTCGACGGACTTCATCGTCGGCTTTCCCACCGAGACCGAGCACGACCACGCCCAGAGCATGGCCTTGTTCAAGGAGATTCGCCCCGAGAAGGTGAACATCACGCGTTTCTCGAAGCGCCCCGGGACGGACGCCGCCGACATGAAAGGTCTCGGCGGCACAATCAAGAAAGAGCGCTCGAAGGCGATGTCGGAACTGAAGATGGAAATCGTCGGCGAGGCGTACGAGGCGATGGTCGGCACACAGCAGGAGGTGCTCGTCGTCGAGGAGGGCGTCGGCGACTCGGTGAAATGTCGCGACGGCGCGTACCGACAGATTATCGTCCAGAACGCCTCGGACCACGGCGTCGAACCCGGCGACTTCCTCGAAGTCGAGGTGACGGGGCACCAGACCGTGTACGCGTTCGGTGAACCAATTTAA